The genomic window TGCATATTGAACAATGTCATCGGGCACCAACCGGCCTATGAGTACTGCACTATCCTTCAATCCAAGTTCCTCAATCATTCGCTGTAGATACTCCCGTTGTGTTCCTTCTCCCGCTATCAGGAGTTTCAGTCCATGAGACTTCTTGCAGTTGGCAAATGCTTGCAAAAGCAAATTAAATCCTTTGATTTCCTCCAATCTGCCCCATGCGAATAGGTAAGGGCTGCATCCCGGCATGGTTGGACATGGTTTGCGGTCTTTGAATCTCGTCAAGTCCACTCCATTATAAACCGTATGCACATTCTTGCATCCGAATACCCTTTGAACACAATGAGCCAAATAGCCCGAACAAGCAGTTACTTGAGCCGACTGTGTCAATAATTTTTTCTGAGCCTTGTATTGCACTGATTCTTTCGAATAGCCTTCGTCGTAGCGCAGCACATCGTGCCCGTGGAAGCAAGTAATTATCTTGAACTTGAATATGCGGTGTAACGCGGTTATGCAAGAAGATTGCGATAAGGGAAAATGGACATATACATAATCAGGTCTTCTGAACAGAAAGAAGAGGAAAAGCATAATGAAAGAAACTCCAAACATGAGCATATTTTTTATATGCTTGTCCGCATTGGCAAATGGCAATCTTATTACTGGAACTTGCGATATTCTCTCATAAATTCTAAGATACCTAGGATACAAATTCGTTATGACTATAGTACGGTATCCCCGCCTTCTACACCCTTCGGCAAATTGCGAAGCCACAGTCTGTACGCCTCCAAGAACAGGTTTATAGGAGTTGGCAAAAATATAGATAGTTTTCGATTTCATTTTTTCAATTCTTTGAAATACTGCACGAACACTCCCCTGTGCCAATTATATCCGATAGTCACCATAATGGGGTAGGCTATCAGTTTATTGAAGAAACCTTTCACATGCTTCAATTTGTGTGCTTGGTCAACGAATGGCACAATACAGAAATAACAGAACTTAGCAAGGTCACGCAAATTGTATATGCCATGTGGGTAGCAGCAATACATATCTTTCCATTTTCTTCGTACCAACAAGTAGGCACGTCCATACATATACTGCTGGTTGTAAAGTCCTTTCCATGTGGCACGATGGTGATGATAAACCTTAATGTCAGGAAATGAAAGAACCTTGTAGCCTGCTTTGATACAACGCCAATTATAATCCACATCCTCTCCTCTGAACATATTGGTATCATACGCCCCAACTTTTTCTATCGTATCTCGTTTGTATGATGAGTTCACTCCTGGTACAGTCCTTGTCTCACAATAGCCTTCTTCATTGAAATGTGTAAATGTAGTAGCATCTGCAATTTTGAAGATTAATCCTTCGCCAGAAGCATCCACCACATTTCCGCCAATTACGCCGGCTTCGGGATGTTTTTGATGTTCATCAACAAGGCGTTCAATCCAGTTGGGGAATGGTTCCGCATCATCGTCTGTCTGAAGGATGATGTCACCCTTACATTGGGGCAGACCGATGTTACGACTGGTAGCAAGGTTCACATTCTTTGTCTTGATTTCTCTAAGTGTAGGAAACAACTTCTGCCACTTCACTATGGTGGCGTGACAGTCATTAATACCACCTCCATTTACTACTACAATCTCGTCAGGTTTTCTCGTCTGTCTTTCAATTATAGCGCATAGTGTACCGTCTATTAGATTCCCTCTATTATATGTACAGATAAATACGGATACAGTCATACAATAATTATTTAACTAATTCTATATATTGATTGACAATACAGTTCCAAGAAAATTTTTCACTGGCTTTGCGGGCAGCATATGATTTTGACCGAAGAAGTTCCTTGTCTTGTAAAAGTTCATTAAGACAATTATGAATAGCTTTTTTATCTTCTCGATTTACGATATATCCAAAGTCGGATTTTACAAATTCTGGATAAGGTGGATAGTCGGACACCAATATTGGTATGCCGCAAGCTAGTGCTTCTATGGGGGACAGTGCGAAAGCTTCGCCCTTACTAGGTAGGGTAAACAAGTTGTATTTCGGCAATAGTTCGGCTATGTTGTTTACGTTACCTTTTAGCGTTACAATATTGTCCAAGCCATTACTTTTAATTAATTCTGATAGATAAGTGGCATATTTCTTATCACCGGATCCATAGATATCATATCTGATTTGGTTACGGTTTTTATAATCTGCCAGAGCCTTTATGATGTAATGCATTCCTTTTCGTTCCTCAAAAGCAGCAGCAGTAATAATATTGAGCTTGCCATTCTGTATTTTATGAGCTGATGGTCTGAACAGCTGGGTATCTGTTCCATTATAAATCAGAGTCATCGGAGTATTACCCACGTAGGGACGTGCTTCCTCTTCCACCATTTTAGAGATGGCCACGACATGAATGTCCTCAAAAATATCGATGTGATTCTTTACAAAGTCATATCTGCTGGGAATCTGTGACGCAGGGCTGTGAAGGACATAAAGATATTTCCTTCTGTGAGGAAGAGAAGTTTCTCCATGATACAAGAAGTTCAGTATAGTAGCTTTGGGATTATCCTGACGAAGCCACCACCGGTAAAAGAAAACGGCGATTTTTTCCTGATACCATCTGCAATAAGGCACCTTCCTGATTTTAATTCTCTCATCTATCTCACCGCACAAGGTTTCCTTAGCTGTTCCCCACGCATAAATCACAACATCATATCCCTTGTCTACAAAAGCCTTGGAAAGACTTATGCAAAAACGTTCTATACCTCGCGCAAGACGAAATAAGTACGGACATATAATTACTATTCTATTATTCTTTCCCATTTTTCATTTTTTTGATCGATAGGTTGATTTTCATTTTTTAATCGAATGTTTAAAGTAACTTAGATAGTAAACGGATTGCATATACCGTTTAAAAAGGCTAAATGGCAATAGCCGATAAAGAATACCTTCCAAGCGGTGCAATGCCGCCGATTGGTTATTAGGTTTCAATGGTATGTCCTTGTAGGCTGTTTTCGCTTTGAATTGCAAGAATTTATTAGCGTATGGATGTGTGCAACCCACTATCCACGGTCTTCCATGAATAGCTCCGGTAAAATGAATGATTGCCGGACTGGATATTCCTTTCTTATATTCCTCCTGGTCATAAAAGGGGGTGTTTATTTTATACAAATCTTTCCACGGATAGCAAAGGCTATTGGACATGACATTGAATTGTGGAGGTAGAATTTTTTTTCTTCCTGCACACACTGCATTGATAATGCCTTGGTCATGATGATGTACCTTACCTCTATTTGCAACTAAAAAATCAACAAACTTCTGCTCCATTCCTTCACTGCGCCATCGGTTCAGAGGAATTATCAGGACACCGGCATTAATATATGGTTCGCTCATGGGTATTTTGATTTCCTTTTTATAGGTACGGCTGATCAATGGGTCTAATATACCTCCGACCAAACAGTTTCCTAAATCGGTATTAAATAAATCTCTTATGGAACCGTTGAATATGATGTCGCAATCAATGTACAGAACCTTATCCAAATTTGCAGGCAGTATGGAACCTGCAAACAGACGGGCATATGACGTAAGAGAAATTGTTTCAGGTACATCTGTCATAAGCCGTTCCCTTAAATTTTCTATGGGATAGACTGATAGTTTTCCTCTATACCCCTCTACAATGGTTTGCAAGTTTTTGATATCCGCAGAATCAATTCCATTACTAAGTAAGTGAAAGTGCAAACTTTCACTGGAGTTTGTCTCAAAAAGTGAAACTGCACATATAGAAACTAAATGCAGGTAATTACAATCGGAAGCAACAACAATGTCTGACATACTTTTTAATATTAAAAAACAAGGGCTTCATGACATCTACATGAATGACGGAAAGTATCAATGCGGAAAAAAACGCGAACCAAACCATATATGGGGTATCGTTTATTGTACTGGGTAATGATTTTGTGTTTGCCCAGATGAAATGATATATATATATATATGTCGCATATTTCTGCCCGGCAGTGGACAGCCAACCTAAACGCCATTTGTATTGCGGAAATGTCAGAGCTGCCATCATTATGCAGATAGTTTGTGGGATGGTGGAAAAATAAACCTGAATCCATGAGTGCAGAATTTGACTGGCTGCACGTGCCTCAAATATTGCCGTAATGGTAAATACCATTGCAAAAAATGCCCATACTTTCCAGTTTATATTCCATTTTGTGAGCGGACGTATGTTCCAGCCCAATGCTATAAGCGGAATACCTTCAACCACGAAATTGTTAATAACGATGGAACTTTTCCATCCATTTTCATGAATCAGAGATATAGAATAAGGAACTAGACAAAAATATCCTATAATCAACAACGGCAGGAATTTTATCAGGCGAGGTAGTTTATTATAGATGAAATAAATAGTTATACAGCTGTAAATCAATGTAAACAGATACCATACTATACCTCCCCAGACAGGTACGCCCAGCAGCTGAAGACAGACATCCTTAATCGATAAGGCATCAAGTGTCCCATATAAAAAGCCAAGGATAAGATACAATACATTTGTACCAACTGTGAGTATAGCAATCTTTTGCATGTATCCTTTAAACCGCCCCTTATCTATTACTGTCTGCAAGAAAAAACCGGTTATCATAAAGAAAAGGGGAACAGCGAATCGTGCGGCGACTTCGGTGTATCTGCTTATCATCGAGCCGGGTACAATTTGATAGTGGATGCATACCACTGAGAATGCAGCTAATATCCTCATGGCATCTAATGCACCATATCTGACACAGGCTTTATTGTTCATGCTATTTTATAGATTTTATGTTTGGTGTGACAGTGAGGAACCCCGTTTTCTGCAAGACATGATAATATACAGATTTGAGTTCCTTTCATTTACGTATTTTTTGGAAAATATATTTTATATCCTTTTTTGGCAGAATGAACAGACTTCCTATAATCAAAGCAGATAAGCATACAAGAATGGAAGAAAGT from Parabacteroides distasonis ATCC 8503 includes these protein-coding regions:
- a CDS encoding glycosyltransferase family 4 protein, yielding MGKNNRIVIICPYLFRLARGIERFCISLSKAFVDKGYDVVIYAWGTAKETLCGEIDERIKIRKVPYCRWYQEKIAVFFYRWWLRQDNPKATILNFLYHGETSLPHRRKYLYVLHSPASQIPSRYDFVKNHIDIFEDIHVVAISKMVEEEARPYVGNTPMTLIYNGTDTQLFRPSAHKIQNGKLNIITAAAFEERKGMHYIIKALADYKNRNQIRYDIYGSGDKKYATYLSELIKSNGLDNIVTLKGNVNNIAELLPKYNLFTLPSKGEAFALSPIEALACGIPILVSDYPPYPEFVKSDFGYIVNREDKKAIHNCLNELLQDKELLRSKSYAARKASEKFSWNCIVNQYIELVK
- a CDS encoding glycosyltransferase family 8 protein, whose translation is MSDIVVASDCNYLHLVSICAVSLFETNSSESLHFHLLSNGIDSADIKNLQTIVEGYRGKLSVYPIENLRERLMTDVPETISLTSYARLFAGSILPANLDKVLYIDCDIIFNGSIRDLFNTDLGNCLVGGILDPLISRTYKKEIKIPMSEPYINAGVLIIPLNRWRSEGMEQKFVDFLVANRGKVHHHDQGIINAVCAGRKKILPPQFNVMSNSLCYPWKDLYKINTPFYDQEEYKKGISSPAIIHFTGAIHGRPWIVGCTHPYANKFLQFKAKTAYKDIPLKPNNQSAALHRLEGILYRLLPFSLFKRYMQSVYYLSYFKHSIKK
- a CDS encoding glycosyltransferase family 4 protein: MKSKTIYIFANSYKPVLGGVQTVASQFAEGCRRRGYRTIVITNLYPRYLRIYERISQVPVIRLPFANADKHIKNMLMFGVSFIMLFLFFLFRRPDYVYVHFPLSQSSCITALHRIFKFKIITCFHGHDVLRYDEGYSKESVQYKAQKKLLTQSAQVTACSGYLAHCVQRVFGCKNVHTVYNGVDLTRFKDRKPCPTMPGCSPYLFAWGRLEEIKGFNLLLQAFANCKKSHGLKLLIAGEGTQREYLQRMIEELGLKDSAVLIGRLVPDDIVQYAQNSEINIIPSRRETFGIVALEAIAAKQPIIATNSGGLPEIMSDKYGLTVPVDAGEIRKAIDKILTKEISFDYSDTEEYLKHFTIKRMVENYLLLQSNFNGC
- a CDS encoding glycosyltransferase family 2 protein, with translation MTVSVFICTYNRGNLIDGTLCAIIERQTRKPDEIVVVNGGGINDCHATIVKWQKLFPTLREIKTKNVNLATSRNIGLPQCKGDIILQTDDDAEPFPNWIERLVDEHQKHPEAGVIGGNVVDASGEGLIFKIADATTFTHFNEEGYCETRTVPGVNSSYKRDTIEKVGAYDTNMFRGEDVDYNWRCIKAGYKVLSFPDIKVYHHHRATWKGLYNQQYMYGRAYLLVRRKWKDMYCCYPHGIYNLRDLAKFCYFCIVPFVDQAHKLKHVKGFFNKLIAYPIMVTIGYNWHRGVFVQYFKELKK
- a CDS encoding acyltransferase family protein codes for the protein MNNKACVRYGALDAMRILAAFSVVCIHYQIVPGSMISRYTEVAARFAVPLFFMITGFFLQTVIDKGRFKGYMQKIAILTVGTNVLYLILGFLYGTLDALSIKDVCLQLLGVPVWGGIVWYLFTLIYSCITIYFIYNKLPRLIKFLPLLIIGYFCLVPYSISLIHENGWKSSIVINNFVVEGIPLIALGWNIRPLTKWNINWKVWAFFAMVFTITAIFEARAASQILHSWIQVYFSTIPQTICIMMAALTFPQYKWRLGWLSTAGQKYATYIYIYHFIWANTKSLPSTINDTPYMVWFAFFSALILSVIHVDVMKPLFFNIKKYVRHCCCFRL